Below is a genomic region from Parageobacillus toebii NBRC 107807.
GTAATTCCATGAATTCTTCACCTCTCATAAAAGTTTATTGTTGGTCGTATAAGTAGTAGTATTTTTTGTGTTTTTATCTCTTACACACTGATGAGTATACTATGTATGATTTATCTTTAAAAGTACGCACTTTATTTTTACATAGTGTTAAAAAATATACTATTGGTTATTATTTATACTATTTTACTTTTTCATGTAACTCTGAAAGAAGAGTCTCCCGTTTCGAAACAAAATGAAAGCGAGAGAGGAATGTCGGTGAGCCGATTTTACTTGAGGTTTTGGTGTAACATAATCGGTTATGAAGCAACAAAAAGTTTAATCGAAAAAATCGCCAACCCGAACGAACCGGTAAAACGCATCATAATTCCGCATCGGATTGTGAAGCGGTTTTCGTGTGATTATTATCGAAAATGAAAAATTAGTCTCCAATCGCTAAAAAGTGGTTGGAGACTAATTCTTTTATGTGGCGAATTTACGATATGGATGCATCATGAGTATAGATTTTTTATTTTCTGAATATTTTATTCGATTTTTTGCTTATCTTATTATAAATTTTATTTTAGGATAGGAAACCATATTCATTCCCTAGACTCAATCAAATGGCAAATAACATCAATAAATGAAGTTGCAACATATGGAAGGATGTGAGCTGTTGATGTACGATTACGTTATTATCGGCGGAGGAATTGTCGGACTTGCCGTTGGGATGGCTATATTAAATTGGAAACCAAATGCGGCAATTGCTGTTTTGGAAAAGGAGAAGAGCGTTGCCGCCCATCAAACAGGACATAACAGCGGTGTGATTCATTCCGGCATTTATTACCGGCCAGGAAGCTATAAAGCGAAATTAGCGAAAAAAGGCAATGAAGCAATGTATCGTTTTTGTCACGAACATGGAATAGACGCAGAAATGTGCGGTAAGGTTATTGTCGCAAATAAGGAAGAAGAACTCGTTCTTCTAGAAAATTTATATAAACGAGGGATTGAAAACGGTCTTTCTATACGGATGATCGAAGAGCGCGAGTTGCATGAATTGGAGCCATATGTAAATGGAATAAAAGCGATACATGTTCCGGCAACGGGGATTGTAAACTTCAAAAAAGTAGCGGAGAAAATGGCGGAAATCATTCAAGAGAAGGGAGGGCAAATTCTCCTCGATCATAAGGTGGAATCGATTACGGAAAAAAACGATGAAGCGGTCATCGATACAAACCAACATACGATCAAAACGTCTTTTTACATTAATTGCGCCGGGCTTTATTCCGACCGCATAGCAAAACTTGCCAACATTCAAACGGATTTAAGGATTGTCCCGTTTAGAGGGGAGTATTATCAATTAAAGCCGGAGAAAAGATATTTGGTAAAAAACTTAATTTATCCAGTGCCAAATCCGAATTTCCCATTTTTAGGAGTCCATTTTACGAGAATGATAGATGGAACGGTCGATGTAGGCCCTAATGCCGTTTTAAGTTTTAAACGGGAAGGATACTTAAAAACGGATTTCAGTTTCATGGATACAAAAGACGTTCTGTTTTTTAAGGGATTTTGGAAGCTTGCCTCCCGCTATGCGAAAGAGGGTATCGAAGAAATGGCAAGGTCTTTTTCCAAAAGACAGTTTGTGAAAAACGTGCAACAGTTAATGCCGGATATTGAAGAGGATGATTTGCTTCCAGGTCCTTCTGGAGTGCGAGCGCAAGCATTAAAAGAAGACGGTACGCTTGTAGATGATTTTTATATTGTCCACGGCCGCCGTTCGATTCACGTCTTAAATGCCCCATCCCCTGCCGCTACCGCTTCGATTGAAATTGGAAAAGAGATTGTCCGACAGCTGGAGGAATTTCGCTTGGCGATATAAAAAGTGTCGCTGCAAGAAAAAAGACGGCAAGAACACTCTTGCCGTCTTATTCTAGCGTTAAAACTACGCGTCCGTTAATTTGTCCTTTTAGCATTCTGTCAAACACTTCGTTAATTTTTTCAAGAGGTTGTGTTTCAATAATTGTTTTCACTTTTCCTTCCGCGGCGAATTGGAGCGCTTCTTGCAAGTCTTTCCGCGTGCCGACAATAGAACCGACAATTTTAATTCCATTTAATACCGTATCAAAAATTGGAATAGGCATTTCTTCTGGCGGCAATCCGACAAGAACGCACGTTCCTCCTCTGCGGATAGAACTGTATGCAGATTTAAAAGCAGGTTTAGATACAGCTGTTACAACTGCCGCGTGAACCCCGCCGACTTTATCTTTCATAAATTGCGCCGCATCTTCTTTAGCAGGGTTTACAACAAGATCGGCACCAAGCTCTTTTGCAAGTTCAAGTTTTTCATCACCTATATCAACAGCAATGACATTAAGTCCCATCGCTTTCGCATATTGAACGGCAACGTGGCCAAGACCTCCAATGCCGTAAATCGCTACCCATTCTCCTGGTTTTGCCCCTGTTACTTTTAAAGCTTTATAAGTAGTGACTCCGGCGCAGAAAATTGGAGCGGCTTCTTCAAACGATAAGTTATCAGGAATTTTAACAACATAGTCCGCAGCAGCTCTGCAATATTCTGCATAACCACCATCGACTGAGTAGCCTGCATTTTTTTGCTGCTCACATAATGTCTCTTGTCCGCTTAAACAATATTCACAGTGGCCGCAAGCGGAATATAACCAAGGAATACCTACGCGATCCCCCACTTTTAAATGGGTTACGCCCGGACCTACTTCTTCGATAATCCCAACTCCTTCATGACCAGGGATTAAAGGAAGTTTTGGTTTTACCGGCCAATCGCCATGAGCGGCATGCAAGTCAGTATGACAAACACCGCATGCTTTGATGCGGACTAATACTTCTCCATATGAAATGGTTGGTTTTTCTACTTCTTTTATTTTTAATGGTTCCTTAAATTGTTCCACTACAGCAGCTTTCATAACTATTCCCTCCCATATTCTTTCGAAAAGGAAACCCTTTCGTAAATTATCATAAGAAATTCTGCTTTTTATATAAAGCTACAGTACGACAAGTTCAAAAAGCTGTCGAAAATGTTTGTCGAAAATATTAATATTTAGAAAAATTATCAACAACAATGAAATAACGTGTTATTCGCTAATAGTTTAAAGTGCGTTTTAATAATTCTTATCCATTTACAATCTTCCCGCCATTCACATGTATCATTTGCCCCGTAATATAGGATGCCTCATCGCTTGCTAAAAATACATAGCTTGGAGCCACTTCACTCGGCTGGCCCGGCCGTTTCATCGGAGTGTTGGAGCCGAAAGTGGCGACTTGATCGCTTGTGAATGTCGATGGTATAAGCGGCGTCCAAATCGGTCCTGGGGCGACGCCGTTGACGCGGATGCCTTGCCCGGCGAGAGATTTCGCCAAAGAGCGCGTAAAGGCGACGATCGCTCCTTTCGTTGCGGAATAATCAATTAATTGCTCATTGCCTTCGTAGGCGGTGATGGATGCGGTATTAATAATCGAACTTCCTTTTTGCAAGTAGGGGAGCGCCGCTTTCGTCAAATAAAAGTAGCCGAAGACGTTGGTGCGGAACGTTTTTTCCAGCTGCTGCGAGGTAATGTTAAGCAAGCTTTTTTGCGGATGCTGTTCCGCGGCGTTGTTGACGACGATGTCTAGTTTGCCAAATTGGTCCACGGTTTGTTTGACCGCTTGTTTGCAAAACTGTTCATCACCGACATCGCCGGCAATCAGTAAGCATTTTCTTCCTTCTTGTTCGACTTGGCGCTTCGTTTCTTCCGCATCTTCCTGTTCGTTTAAATAAATAATCGCTACATCCGCACCTTCTTTTGCGAAATGGATGGCGACCGCCCGGCCGATGCCGCTGTCGCCGCCGCTAATGATGGTGACTTTATTATGTAATTTCCCGCTTGCTTTGTATTGTTCACTCACGGAAACAGGCTGCGGGTTCATTTCTGTTTGCAGACCTGGCTGGCGGTCTTGGTGCTGCGGCGGCAGTGTTGCCTGTTGTTTTGTGACCATTGTCCATTCCTCCCTGTGCATCGTTTGTCATCGTTAGTATGGGATATGGGCAGGGAAATATGTAATGTTGGCAAACAATCATTGATGACTACATTGCATAAAAAAGCTGGCCACATCGGGCCAGCTTTTTATAACACATTGAAATAGCGCGCTTCTGGATGGGCAAAGACAATCGCGGAAACGGAAGCTTCCGGCTCCATCATATATCCGTCCGTTAAATGGATGCCGATTTCTTCTGGGTTCAATAGACGGAAGAGCTTTTCTTGGTCTTCCAAGTTCGGGCAAGCCGGATAGCCGAACGAGTAGCGCTGCCCTTGGTATTTCGCGGCAAAGCGCTGTTCCATCGTGAAATCCGGATCATCCGGAAAGCCCCAGCGGTCGCGCATGACTTGGTGGATGAGCTCCGCTAATCCTTCGGCGATTTCGAGCGCCAGCGCTTGAATCGCATGACTTTTTAAAAATTCGCCGCTTTCTTTCCATCGCTGCGAAAGTTCGCGAATGCCTTTTCCGGCGGTGACGGCGAAAAATCCCACATAGTCGATTTGTCCGCTTTCTGTAGATTTCAAGTAATCAGCTAAACAAAGGTATGGCTCTCTTGGCTGTCTTGGAAATTCAAACATTTCGATAATGGTCCGTTTGTCTTTTGGCGAGTAAATGTAAATCCGGTTTCCTTCACTTTGCGCCGGGAAAAATTGATATACCGCCGCTGGCGTAATCCAGTTGTTGCGCTGGGCCTCGTCAAGCAGGTCATCGACGACTTGCTTTAACATAAGCGCTTTTTCATCTTTTTCCTCAAGCAGCCGTTTTACTTTTCCTTTTAACCCAAGGTGATGTCCTAATACCATTTGCCAGTTGACGTATGGAATAATATGCGAAAGCGAAATATCTTTCAATATATGGCGTTCTAAATCTGTTGGCACAAACACGGGAACGTCGGTCGAGACGTTCGACTTTGCCGCAATAGCCGTTGGTGCCGTTTTTTCTGTTTCCGTTTCTTGTTTTTTTGTTTTTGTATATTCGATTTCGTTTTGCTGCAATTGGTTGGCGAGCGCCAGCCCTTCCATGGCGTCTTTTGCGTATAATACGATTCCATCATATTCCGGAGCGATTTTGTTTTCCGTGAATTTACGCGATAATGCCGCACCGCCGACTAAAATCGGGATCGAGATGCCCGCTTGCCGCAAATCTTGCGCGGTGGCGACCATTTGCTGTGCCGATTTGACGAGCAGGCCGGATAAGCCGATGATATCCGGCTTTTCCGCTTGAACGGCTTCAATGAGCTGCTGCGGCGCCACTTTAATGCCTAAGTCAATGACGCGGAAGCCGTTGTTGCTTAAAATAATGTCGACCAAGTTTTTGCCGATGTCATGTACATCGCCTTTGACGGTGGCGAGAAGCACTTTTCCTTTTGTGCTGCTTTCTTTTTTCTCCATGTACGGCTCTAAAAAGGCAACCGCCGCTTTCATCACTTCCGCGCTTTGCAGTACTTCGGCGACGATGAGCTGGTTATTGTTAAAGAGCCGGCCGACTTCGTCCATCCCGGCCATCAGCGGGCCGTTAATAATGGCAAGCGGGTCAGGATAAACTTGCAGTGCCTGTTCCAAATCGGCAAACAGCCCTTCTTTTGTGCCCTCGACGACATAGCCTGCGAGCCGCTCTTCTAAGCTAAGGTCTGTTTTCGCTTTTTTCGGCTCTTTTGTTTTGTCGCGGTAAAATTGGATAAACGTATTTAATGTTTCGTCGTTCGTGTTAAACAGCAATTCTTCCGCTAACCGCACTTCTTCTTCCGGAATCGAGGCAAAGCGCTCCAATTTTTCCGTGTTGACGATCGCGTAATCAAGCCCGGCCTGCGTGCAATGGTATAAAAAGACGGAGTTTAAAATTTCCCGCCCGACCGGCGGAAGCCCGAACGAGACATTGCTGATGCCAAGTATTGTTAAACATTGCGGAAGCCGTTCTTTAATGAGACGGATGCCTTCGATCGTTTCCTTGGCCGCGCCAATATATTGTTCATCGCCGGTGCCGACCGGGAACACAAGCGGGTCAAAAATAATGTCATGTGGGGAAACTCCGTATTTGTTGACGAGCAAGTCATGCGAACGCAAGGCAATTTCCAGCTTCCGCTCAGCATGAATCGCCATTCCCTGTTCATCAATCGTTCCGACAACGACGGCAGCACCATATTTGTGAAGGAGAGGAATGACTTTTTCAAACCGTTCTTCGCCGTCTTCCAAATTAATCGAGTTAATGATTGCTTTCCCTTGTGAATAAGTGAGAGCACGTTCAATAACGCGTTCATCCGTCGAATCAATGACAAGCGGCACTTTTACTTTTTTTACAACTTGTTGGATAAACTTTTCCATATCTTCTTGTTCGTTGCGGTCCGGGTCGGCTAAGCAAATATCGATGACGTGCGCGCCGTTTTTTACTTGCGCGCGGGCAATTTCCGCCGCTTCTTCATATTTTCCTTCGGCGATGAGCCGTTTAAATTTGCGCGAACCGATTACGTTTGTGCGCTCGCCGACAAACAGCGGACGCATTGTTTCATCGTAAATAAGCGGATCGATGCCGGAGACGGCATGAACGTCAAAAGATTTCGGAATTGGCCGCGGTGGAATATCCCGGACCGCTTCGGCGATGGCGCGAATATGTTCCGGGGTTGTTCCGCAACAGCCGCCGACGATGTTAATCCATCCTTTTTCAGCGAATCGTCGGATTTTTTTCGCTAACATCTCCGGTGTCTCGTGATAGCATCCTTCTTCATCCGGAAGCCCGGCGTTCGGATAGCAGCTTACAGCAGTGTTCGCCAAGGAAGAGAGCGCGCGCAAATGGTCGGTCATAAACTCGGGGCCGGTCGCGCAGTTTAATCCGACCGCGAACGGCTTCATATGCTGGACGGAGATGAAAAACGATTCAATCGTTTGTCCTGCTAATGTTGTTCCCATTGGTTCAATCGTCCCGGAAATCATAATCGGCACTTTTTTTCCGACCGCTTCAAACGCCTTGGAAATGCCGATAAATCCTGCTTTGACGTTTAAGGTGTCTTGGCACGTTTCTAATAAAAGTAAGTCGACTCCGCCAAGCAATAGTCCACGCGCTTGTTCTTCGTAAGCGGCAACTAATTGTTCGAACGTAATGCCTCCTGTGACGGATAACGTTTTTGTCGTCGGTCCCATTGAACCGGCGACAAAGCGCGGCCATTCGGGAGTAGAGTAGGCGTCGGCGGCTTTGCGCGCAAGCCTGGCTGCTTCGATATTTAACTCTAGCGCTAAATGGCCAAGATGATATTCATCTAACACAACGCTTGTCGCACCGAACGTGTTTGTTTCGATAATATCCGCTCCCGCCTGCAAATATGCTTCATGAATGCGCTCGATCACATGCGGGGCGGTGAGCGTCAAATATTCGTTGCATCCTTCGTATGCTTCTCCGCCGAAATCATCAGC
It encodes:
- the adhP gene encoding alcohol dehydrogenase AdhP, translated to MKAAVVEQFKEPLKIKEVEKPTISYGEVLVRIKACGVCHTDLHAAHGDWPVKPKLPLIPGHEGVGIIEEVGPGVTHLKVGDRVGIPWLYSACGHCEYCLSGQETLCEQQKNAGYSVDGGYAEYCRAAADYVVKIPDNLSFEEAAPIFCAGVTTYKALKVTGAKPGEWVAIYGIGGLGHVAVQYAKAMGLNVIAVDIGDEKLELAKELGADLVVNPAKEDAAQFMKDKVGGVHAAVVTAVSKPAFKSAYSSIRRGGTCVLVGLPPEEMPIPIFDTVLNGIKIVGSIVGTRKDLQEALQFAAEGKVKTIIETQPLEKINEVFDRMLKGQINGRVVLTLE
- the metH gene encoding methionine synthase, which codes for MGNITLEQQLEKKILIIDGAMGTMIQSAKLSADDFGGEAYEGCNEYLTLTAPHVIERIHEAYLQAGADIIETNTFGATSVVLDEYHLGHLALELNIEAARLARKAADAYSTPEWPRFVAGSMGPTTKTLSVTGGITFEQLVAAYEEQARGLLLGGVDLLLLETCQDTLNVKAGFIGISKAFEAVGKKVPIMISGTIEPMGTTLAGQTIESFFISVQHMKPFAVGLNCATGPEFMTDHLRALSSLANTAVSCYPNAGLPDEEGCYHETPEMLAKKIRRFAEKGWINIVGGCCGTTPEHIRAIAEAVRDIPPRPIPKSFDVHAVSGIDPLIYDETMRPLFVGERTNVIGSRKFKRLIAEGKYEEAAEIARAQVKNGAHVIDICLADPDRNEQEDMEKFIQQVVKKVKVPLVIDSTDERVIERALTYSQGKAIINSINLEDGEERFEKVIPLLHKYGAAVVVGTIDEQGMAIHAERKLEIALRSHDLLVNKYGVSPHDIIFDPLVFPVGTGDEQYIGAAKETIEGIRLIKERLPQCLTILGISNVSFGLPPVGREILNSVFLYHCTQAGLDYAIVNTEKLERFASIPEEEVRLAEELLFNTNDETLNTFIQFYRDKTKEPKKAKTDLSLEERLAGYVVEGTKEGLFADLEQALQVYPDPLAIINGPLMAGMDEVGRLFNNNQLIVAEVLQSAEVMKAAVAFLEPYMEKKESSTKGKVLLATVKGDVHDIGKNLVDIILSNNGFRVIDLGIKVAPQQLIEAVQAEKPDIIGLSGLLVKSAQQMVATAQDLRQAGISIPILVGGAALSRKFTENKIAPEYDGIVLYAKDAMEGLALANQLQQNEIEYTKTKKQETETEKTAPTAIAAKSNVSTDVPVFVPTDLERHILKDISLSHIIPYVNWQMVLGHHLGLKGKVKRLLEEKDEKALMLKQVVDDLLDEAQRNNWITPAAVYQFFPAQSEGNRIYIYSPKDKRTIIEMFEFPRQPREPYLCLADYLKSTESGQIDYVGFFAVTAGKGIRELSQRWKESGEFLKSHAIQALALEIAEGLAELIHQVMRDRWGFPDDPDFTMEQRFAAKYQGQRYSFGYPACPNLEDQEKLFRLLNPEEIGIHLTDGYMMEPEASVSAIVFAHPEARYFNVL
- a CDS encoding SDR family oxidoreductase; this encodes MVTKQQATLPPQHQDRQPGLQTEMNPQPVSVSEQYKASGKLHNKVTIISGGDSGIGRAVAIHFAKEGADVAIIYLNEQEDAEETKRQVEQEGRKCLLIAGDVGDEQFCKQAVKQTVDQFGKLDIVVNNAAEQHPQKSLLNITSQQLEKTFRTNVFGYFYLTKAALPYLQKGSSIINTASITAYEGNEQLIDYSATKGAIVAFTRSLAKSLAGQGIRVNGVAPGPIWTPLIPSTFTSDQVATFGSNTPMKRPGQPSEVAPSYVFLASDEASYITGQMIHVNGGKIVNG
- the lhgO gene encoding L-2-hydroxyglutarate oxidase, which encodes MYDYVIIGGGIVGLAVGMAILNWKPNAAIAVLEKEKSVAAHQTGHNSGVIHSGIYYRPGSYKAKLAKKGNEAMYRFCHEHGIDAEMCGKVIVANKEEELVLLENLYKRGIENGLSIRMIEERELHELEPYVNGIKAIHVPATGIVNFKKVAEKMAEIIQEKGGQILLDHKVESITEKNDEAVIDTNQHTIKTSFYINCAGLYSDRIAKLANIQTDLRIVPFRGEYYQLKPEKRYLVKNLIYPVPNPNFPFLGVHFTRMIDGTVDVGPNAVLSFKREGYLKTDFSFMDTKDVLFFKGFWKLASRYAKEGIEEMARSFSKRQFVKNVQQLMPDIEEDDLLPGPSGVRAQALKEDGTLVDDFYIVHGRRSIHVLNAPSPAATASIEIGKEIVRQLEEFRLAI